A genomic segment from Chitinophaga flava encodes:
- a CDS encoding NUDIX hydrolase — MNAASFYAQAPKHLVAVDCIIFGFDEGKLKLLVMKRKVAPMAGEWSLVGGFVQSEESTDEAAARVLKHTTGLENIYMDQLHCYGEVSRDTGARVISVAYYALIRIKEHDLPLAQEHGAHWLELHEIPALIFDHNRMINDALVQLRNNAHFHPIGFELLPEKFTLSQLRSLYEEIYQKTLDKRNFRKKILSLDVMEKLEEKDKTSSKKGAHLYRFDPARYEALMRKGLVFEL, encoded by the coding sequence ATGAATGCTGCTTCTTTTTATGCGCAAGCCCCAAAACACCTGGTGGCGGTAGATTGTATCATCTTTGGTTTCGACGAAGGCAAGCTGAAGTTATTGGTGATGAAGCGAAAAGTCGCTCCTATGGCGGGTGAATGGTCGCTGGTAGGTGGTTTTGTGCAGTCGGAGGAAAGTACCGACGAAGCGGCGGCCCGGGTACTCAAACATACTACCGGCCTGGAAAATATCTATATGGACCAGTTGCACTGTTATGGTGAGGTATCCCGGGATACCGGTGCAAGGGTAATATCAGTAGCCTATTATGCCCTGATACGTATCAAGGAACACGACCTGCCGCTGGCTCAGGAACACGGTGCACACTGGCTGGAGCTGCATGAAATCCCTGCATTGATCTTTGATCATAACCGTATGATCAACGATGCACTGGTGCAGCTGCGTAACAACGCGCATTTCCATCCCATCGGCTTTGAACTGCTGCCGGAAAAATTCACCTTATCCCAACTGAGAAGCCTGTATGAAGAAATATATCAGAAAACCCTTGATAAACGTAACTTCCGCAAGAAAATACTATCACTCGATGTGATGGAGAAACTGGAAGAAAAGGATAAAACCTCCTCCAAAAAGGGCGCACATCTGTACCGCTTTGATCCTGCAAGATATGAAGCGCTGATGCGGAAAGGGCTGGTGTTCGAGCTTTAG